A genomic segment from Caldisalinibacter kiritimatiensis encodes:
- a CDS encoding AAA family ATPase, with amino-acid sequence MRFVSFNTKRFGGIKDKKLKFEDGINVILGPNEAGKSTLVDAIYNTIFMHTNLKLNRKDDREFNERYMPYPDGDFINGEIIINIEGQIYKLTKEWGTNPFVSMELPDGKIIRDEKKINYEIRNKLKVGAATFGNIVFVKQREIKKAIEKITKDPETTNTVSSMLRKTVMELDGISIEELKNKIDDELSLLLKRWDYKNSRPENPNRRYKKGVGKILESYYEMIDMKQEMRRVEEVEREFENVTIKMKQLEEIKIKLKEEIQKLQEIEDDIFKRATIEPHIKNLRKQIEHLKEINKKWPVKKMLLDQKKEELEKLNKKLENLNEELKLAEKVEKQKQVIDILNKVEIKEKEIRQLSKELEELKDITDEDIEKLEKIQNTITRNQSAIEAATMIGYITKKKPLDIWITRGLENKEKVNSDIEFIANGYLKVEIDDTLELELKSGEIDFEKLSRELINARVQYKAILEKIKVNNIEEAKLKREK; translated from the coding sequence ATGAGGTTTGTTAGTTTTAACACTAAAAGATTTGGAGGTATAAAGGACAAAAAACTTAAATTTGAAGATGGTATAAACGTAATTTTAGGCCCTAATGAAGCAGGGAAGAGTACCTTAGTAGATGCAATATATAATACTATCTTTATGCATACAAATCTTAAGTTGAATAGAAAAGACGATAGAGAATTCAATGAAAGATATATGCCATATCCAGATGGAGACTTTATAAACGGAGAAATAATTATAAACATTGAAGGTCAAATATATAAGCTTACTAAAGAATGGGGAACCAATCCTTTTGTTTCTATGGAGCTTCCAGATGGAAAAATTATTAGAGATGAAAAAAAGATTAATTATGAAATAAGGAATAAATTAAAAGTAGGAGCAGCTACATTTGGTAACATAGTGTTTGTAAAACAGAGAGAGATTAAGAAAGCAATAGAAAAAATAACAAAAGACCCAGAGACGACTAATACTGTAAGCTCAATGCTCAGAAAAACTGTTATGGAGCTTGATGGAATTTCTATTGAGGAACTGAAAAATAAAATAGATGATGAACTATCTTTATTATTAAAAAGATGGGATTATAAAAACTCAAGACCAGAAAATCCAAATAGAAGATATAAAAAAGGAGTAGGAAAAATATTAGAATCCTATTATGAAATGATAGATATGAAGCAAGAAATGAGAAGAGTAGAGGAAGTTGAAAGAGAGTTTGAAAATGTAACTATAAAAATGAAGCAACTAGAGGAAATAAAAATAAAGCTAAAAGAGGAAATACAGAAGCTACAAGAAATAGAAGATGATATATTTAAAAGAGCTACAATAGAACCACATATAAAAAATTTAAGAAAGCAAATAGAACATTTAAAGGAAATAAATAAGAAATGGCCAGTTAAGAAAATGTTACTAGACCAAAAGAAAGAAGAGTTAGAAAAATTAAATAAAAAATTAGAAAATCTTAATGAAGAACTTAAGCTAGCAGAAAAAGTAGAAAAACAAAAACAAGTAATTGATATTTTAAACAAAGTAGAAATTAAAGAAAAAGAAATTAGACAGTTAAGTAAAGAATTAGAAGAGTTAAAAGATATAACTGATGAAGATATTGAAAAGCTTGAAAAAATACAGAACACTATAACTAGAAACCAAAGTGCTATAGAAGCAGCTACTATGATAGGATATATTACTAAAAAGAAACCTTTAGATATTTGGATTACAAGAGGGCTCGAGAACAAGGAAAAAGTTAATAGCGATATTGAGTTTATAGCTAATGGTTATTTAAAAGTAGAAATTGATGATACATTAGAACTAGAATTAAAATCTGGGGAAATTGATTTTGAAAAACTAAGTAGAGAATTGATTAATGCTAGAGTTCAATATAAAGCTATTCTAGAAAAAATTAAAGTTAATAACATTGAAGAAGCAAAGTTAAAAAGAGAAAAATA
- a CDS encoding metallophosphoesterase family protein yields MELKILHTGDLHIGMKFNNYPDTIREELVSARFEVIDRLVEQANTNKCNIFLVAGDLFDNINRIPKKDIDKVIKSLNKFEGECIVILPGNHDYDNGMSELWDNFNKNITDKFIIMNENRPYKLKKYDLDVVIYPAYCNSKHSQDNNLGWIKELQEKPEGRWHIGIAHGALETISPDIENKYFNMTEDELEEIELDLWCLGHTHIPYPNEELVNDIKIFNAGTPEPDGMDCSHNGNAWIIAIDEEKNIEGKRIKTGRYEFKDLKFLVKDEDDFKKIKREVLTDKPEHKLVRLTLKGRIEKELFSNLNILYEELRDKLGYFYVDDSQLKVKITKDIIDREFTKDSFPYRLLTGLSKNTEDDEALQIAYELIKGVKE; encoded by the coding sequence GTGGAATTAAAAATATTACATACTGGAGATTTACATATAGGTATGAAGTTTAACAACTATCCTGATACGATAAGGGAAGAACTTGTTAGTGCAAGGTTTGAAGTTATAGATAGATTAGTAGAACAAGCTAATACAAATAAATGTAATATTTTCTTAGTTGCAGGAGACTTATTTGACAATATAAACAGAATACCTAAAAAAGATATAGATAAAGTAATAAAAAGCTTAAATAAATTTGAAGGAGAATGCATAGTTATTTTACCTGGAAATCATGACTATGATAATGGCATGAGTGAATTATGGGATAATTTCAATAAAAATATAACTGACAAATTTATTATTATGAATGAGAATAGACCATATAAACTAAAAAAATATGATTTAGATGTAGTGATATATCCAGCTTATTGCAATTCAAAGCATTCACAAGATAATAATCTAGGTTGGATTAAGGAATTACAAGAAAAACCAGAGGGAAGATGGCATATTGGAATAGCACATGGTGCATTAGAAACTATTTCTCCTGATATTGAAAATAAATATTTTAATATGACAGAAGATGAGTTAGAAGAAATAGAATTAGATTTATGGTGCTTAGGTCATACACATATTCCATATCCAAATGAAGAATTAGTAAATGATATTAAAATATTTAATGCTGGAACTCCTGAACCAGATGGTATGGATTGTAGTCATAACGGTAATGCATGGATTATTGCTATAGACGAAGAAAAAAATATTGAAGGTAAAAGAATAAAAACAGGTAGATACGAGTTTAAGGATTTAAAATTCTTAGTAAAAGATGAGGATGATTTCAAAAAGATAAAAAGAGAAGTACTTACTGATAAACCAGAACATAAACTTGTTAGATTAACTTTAAAGGGTAGAATAGAAAAAGAACTTTTTAGTAACTTAAATATACTCTATGAAGAATTACGAGATAAGTTAGGATATTTTTACGTTGATGATTCACAACTTAAAGTGAAAATTACTAAAGATATAATAGATAGAGAATTTACAAAGGATTCTTTTCCCTATAGATTATTAACAGGGCTATCAAAGAATACTGAGGATGATGAAGCATTACAGATAGCATATGAGTTAATTAAGGGGGTCAAAGAATGA
- a CDS encoding nitroreductase family protein, with translation MQFYDVIENRKSIKQFKNTPIDRDKVARMINAAMMSPSWKNNTSYKFILVDDPMQKEELSNAVLNTTNEASNAIKQAPMAAVVVADPSLSGNVEGKQYYLADASIAMEHFVLAATNEGYGTCWIAEVDENKVRNTLSIPNDYKVVAVTPIGKSAENPQQHPKKDVKDYIFMNNWGKPYTENDYHLIQK, from the coding sequence ATGCAGTTTTATGATGTTATAGAAAATAGAAAAAGCATAAAACAGTTCAAAAACACACCTATAGATAGGGACAAAGTGGCTAGAATGATAAATGCGGCTATGATGTCACCTTCTTGGAAAAACAATACATCATATAAATTCATTTTAGTTGATGACCCAATGCAAAAGGAAGAGTTATCAAATGCAGTATTAAATACAACAAATGAAGCATCAAATGCAATAAAGCAGGCTCCAATGGCAGCAGTAGTAGTAGCAGACCCTTCACTATCAGGAAATGTAGAAGGGAAACAATATTATTTAGCCGATGCTTCGATAGCTATGGAGCATTTTGTTCTTGCAGCTACAAATGAAGGATATGGAACGTGTTGGATTGCTGAAGTAGACGAAAATAAAGTTAGAAATACACTGTCTATACCGAATGATTACAAAGTTGTTGCAGTAACACCGATAGGTAAATCAGCAGAAAATCCACAACAGCATCCTAAAAAAGATGTAAAGGATTATATATTTATGAATAATTGGGGTAAGCCATATACAGAAAACGATTATCATCTTATTCAAAAATAA
- a CDS encoding MFS transporter, which produces MKKNKHILAIGFIFIIMILMAMTDNTRGVFIPEFKKAFQVEDTQMGIMIAACSLGYIISTYVGGILCEKVGQKKVMLTGFVFAIFSLLNLYISQNFIMLLAGLFFLNVGTSLMAIGINTLIPVLAVSFQAVLMNMIHFCYGAGATITQRAAGILLFSGVTWRNIYLMIGFLFLITLIGFILVKIPEPDKVEKDEKIDNKAIFKNKLVYFYMLALGLYVSAELATGNWFINFLKEVYKFNDNKSTFYSALFFGIFTVGRFLGGFVVEKFGRVKSVLVSLCISFIFYTSGLILGKDGVMIISISGLFFGIVFPTLVLTVSSVFKKNSAYITGIIITAASTINMIMNLIIGWLNDLIGIYTTYYLIPISLLVSALFTLLIYKNTKSILEN; this is translated from the coding sequence ATGAAAAAAAACAAACACATTTTAGCAATAGGATTTATATTTATAATAATGATATTAATGGCTATGACTGATAATACAAGGGGAGTATTTATTCCAGAGTTTAAAAAAGCTTTTCAAGTAGAAGATACACAAATGGGAATTATGATAGCAGCATGTTCATTGGGATACATAATTTCAACGTATGTTGGAGGTATACTTTGTGAGAAAGTAGGTCAAAAAAAAGTAATGCTTACTGGTTTTGTATTTGCTATTTTTTCATTATTAAATTTATATATAAGCCAAAATTTTATAATGTTATTGGCTGGGTTGTTTTTTCTTAACGTAGGAACTTCTTTAATGGCAATAGGAATAAATACATTGATTCCAGTGTTAGCAGTAAGTTTTCAAGCAGTACTTATGAATATGATACACTTTTGCTATGGAGCTGGAGCTACTATAACACAGAGAGCTGCAGGGATTTTACTATTTAGCGGGGTAACATGGAGAAATATATATCTTATGATAGGGTTTCTTTTTTTAATTACCTTAATAGGTTTTATTTTAGTGAAAATACCAGAGCCAGATAAAGTGGAAAAAGATGAAAAAATTGATAATAAAGCAATATTTAAAAACAAGCTAGTATATTTTTATATGTTAGCACTAGGATTATATGTATCAGCTGAACTAGCTACAGGTAATTGGTTTATTAATTTTTTAAAAGAAGTTTATAAATTCAACGATAATAAAAGTACTTTTTATTCAGCATTATTTTTTGGAATATTTACGGTAGGTAGATTTTTAGGTGGATTTGTAGTAGAGAAGTTTGGGAGAGTTAAAAGTGTATTAGTATCATTGTGTATATCCTTCATATTTTATACATCTGGATTAATACTTGGAAAAGATGGGGTTATGATTATATCAATTTCAGGATTATTTTTTGGTATTGTATTCCCGACTTTAGTTTTAACTGTTAGTAGTGTGTTTAAGAAAAATAGTGCTTATATAACCGGTATTATAATTACTGCTGCATCGACTATTAACATGATTATGAACTTGATAATTGGGTGGTTAAATGACTTAATTGGAATTTATACAACATATTATCTTATTCCTATAAGTTTATTGGTAAGTGCATTATTTACTTTACTAATTTATAAAAATACCAAATCTATATTAGAAAATTAA
- a CDS encoding C40 family peptidase codes for MDQNEYKEKIETLIKKFKNVPFVHNGRSLEKGVDCLGFVVLFYKEFGIEVPDNDGKPIEKNWFKKDPERYIRGIQSLGKKAVSINELQPLDLVYFAISHNIITHTGIMIDNKRFVHMSPKSGFLVSKLERHWKRRFRGGIRLI; via the coding sequence ATGGACCAAAATGAATATAAAGAAAAAATTGAAACTCTTATAAAAAAATTTAAAAATGTCCCATTTGTACATAATGGGAGGTCATTAGAAAAAGGAGTAGATTGTTTAGGTTTTGTTGTACTATTTTATAAAGAATTTGGAATAGAAGTACCTGATAATGATGGTAAACCTATTGAAAAAAACTGGTTTAAAAAAGACCCCGAAAGATATATCAGAGGAATACAAAGTTTAGGAAAAAAAGCAGTAAGTATAAATGAACTTCAACCGTTAGACTTAGTTTATTTTGCTATAAGTCATAATATAATAACACATACTGGAATTATGATAGATAATAAAAGATTTGTTCATATGTCACCAAAAAGTGGTTTTTTAGTAAGTAAATTAGAACGCCATTGGAAAAGAAGATTCAGAGGCGGCATAAGGTTGATATAA
- a CDS encoding ABC transporter substrate-binding protein, translating to MIKVFRRILLIVLVLGILVASSGCGENKPVLNVYNWGDYIDESVLNDFEEEYGIKVNYETYATNEDMYVKIKSGGNNYDVAFPSDYMIEKMIKEDMLMKIDMNNIPNYKYIDDKFKNLDFDPNNEYSVPYMWGTVGILYNKKVVDEKVDSWDILWNEKYKKQILMLDSQRDSIAVALKKLGYSLNTKNVEELEEAKQELIKQKPLVLAYVGDEVKDMMVGEEAALAVVWSGDAIAMMEENENLEYVVPKEGSNLWFDNMVIPKTCKHKKEAELFINFMTRPQIALRNTQYIGYSTTNEETWKMLDKQIRENLVAYPDEEDIEGCEVFLDPGEFIKEYDRVWTEVKVH from the coding sequence ATGATTAAAGTATTCAGAAGGATTTTATTAATAGTTTTGGTGTTAGGTATTTTAGTAGCTAGTAGTGGTTGTGGTGAAAATAAGCCAGTGCTAAATGTATATAACTGGGGTGATTACATTGATGAATCAGTTTTAAATGATTTTGAAGAAGAATATGGTATAAAAGTAAACTATGAAACTTATGCAACTAATGAAGATATGTATGTAAAAATAAAATCAGGTGGAAATAACTATGATGTTGCATTCCCCTCTGATTATATGATAGAAAAGATGATTAAAGAAGATATGTTAATGAAGATAGATATGAATAATATACCTAATTATAAGTATATAGACGATAAATTTAAAAATTTAGATTTTGACCCTAATAATGAGTATTCAGTACCATATATGTGGGGTACAGTAGGAATTTTATATAATAAAAAAGTAGTAGATGAGAAAGTAGATAGCTGGGATATATTATGGAATGAAAAATATAAAAAACAGATTTTAATGCTTGATAGTCAAAGAGATTCTATTGCAGTAGCACTAAAAAAATTAGGATATTCACTTAATACTAAGAATGTAGAAGAGTTAGAAGAAGCAAAACAAGAATTAATAAAACAAAAGCCTTTAGTTCTTGCTTATGTAGGAGACGAAGTTAAAGATATGATGGTAGGTGAAGAAGCAGCACTTGCAGTAGTATGGTCAGGGGATGCTATAGCTATGATGGAGGAAAACGAGAACCTAGAATATGTAGTTCCAAAAGAAGGTTCTAATTTATGGTTTGATAATATGGTAATTCCTAAAACTTGTAAGCATAAAAAAGAAGCTGAGTTATTTATTAATTTTATGACTAGACCACAAATAGCATTAAGAAATACTCAATATATTGGATATTCAACTACTAATGAAGAAACATGGAAAATGTTAGATAAACAGATTAGAGAAAATCTAGTAGCATATCCAGATGAAGAAGACATTGAGGGATGTGAAGTATTTCTTGACCCAGGTGAGTTTATAAAAGAATATGACAGAGTATGGACAGAAGTAAAGGTTCATTAA
- a CDS encoding ABC transporter permease, translating into MKRFFTKLYTVLIFLFLYAPIVVLIVFSFNNAKSRGHWDGFTLKWYFSLLEDEQILKSLYYTVIIAILSSIISTLIGTFAAIGIHNMNYLGKKITMNLNYLPVLNPDIVTGVSLMTLFIFVKLKLGFLTMLLAHITFNIPYVVLSVLPKLKQLNKHLAEAAMDLGATPFYAFKKVILPEIMPGIITGSLIAFTLSIDDFVISFFTTGSGVTNLSITIYSMARRGINPKINALSALMFVSVITLLIIINTRTSKEIKKKGVTFYD; encoded by the coding sequence GTGAAAAGATTTTTCACTAAATTATATACAGTTTTAATTTTTTTGTTCTTATATGCCCCTATTGTTGTTTTAATAGTCTTTTCATTTAATAATGCCAAATCTAGAGGTCATTGGGATGGATTTACATTAAAATGGTATTTTAGTTTACTTGAAGACGAACAAATTTTAAAATCATTGTACTATACTGTAATCATTGCTATATTGTCTTCAATTATATCAACACTTATAGGAACTTTTGCTGCTATAGGGATTCATAATATGAATTATCTTGGCAAAAAAATTACTATGAATCTTAACTATTTACCAGTTTTAAATCCAGATATAGTTACAGGTGTGTCTCTTATGACACTGTTTATTTTTGTAAAACTAAAGTTAGGTTTTTTGACAATGCTTTTAGCACATATTACTTTTAATATCCCATATGTAGTACTTTCTGTTTTACCTAAGCTTAAGCAATTGAATAAACATCTTGCTGAAGCAGCTATGGATTTGGGAGCAACACCATTTTATGCATTTAAAAAAGTGATTTTACCAGAAATAATGCCAGGGATTATTACAGGAAGTCTTATAGCGTTTACATTATCTATTGATGATTTTGTAATTAGTTTCTTTACTACCGGCAGTGGAGTGACAAATCTTTCAATTACTATTTATTCTATGGCTAGAAGGGGGATTAACCCTAAGATTAATGCATTATCTGCTTTAATGTTTGTAAGTGTAATAACTTTATTGATTATCATAAATACTAGAACATCAAAGGAAATAAAAAAAAAAGGGGTGACGTTTTATGATTAA
- a CDS encoding ABC transporter permease has protein sequence MRKRYISYPYILWIIVFILVPLLLVLYFSLTTKDFETGAIKTSFENYKRFLDPIYLKVLGRSINLALIATFICLILGYPMAIIISKADISKRNIMVLLFVVPMWMNFLLRTYAWMTLLGRNGIINGILDYLGLQKLNLLYNSGAVILGMVYNFLPFMVLPIYSVLNKIDKSVIEAAEDLGANKNIIFRKVIFPLSLPGVISGITMVFMPAVSTFVISRLLGGGQYMLIGNLVEQQFLYVGDWHFGSAISVVMMIMILISMAIMSRYDKKQEGGGLW, from the coding sequence ATGAGAAAAAGGTATATTTCGTACCCATATATATTATGGATTATAGTTTTTATATTAGTTCCCCTTTTGTTAGTACTATATTTTAGTTTAACTACAAAAGATTTTGAAACAGGTGCAATTAAAACTAGCTTTGAAAATTATAAGCGTTTTTTAGACCCAATTTATTTAAAGGTTTTGGGAAGGTCCATTAACTTAGCATTGATAGCCACATTTATTTGTTTAATTTTAGGATATCCTATGGCAATAATTATATCCAAAGCAGATATTTCTAAAAGAAATATAATGGTTTTATTATTTGTAGTTCCAATGTGGATGAATTTTTTACTTAGGACTTATGCATGGATGACGCTTCTAGGTAGGAACGGTATTATAAACGGCATATTAGATTATTTAGGACTACAGAAACTAAATTTACTTTATAATAGCGGAGCTGTTATCTTAGGAATGGTATATAACTTTTTACCTTTTATGGTGTTACCTATATATTCTGTTTTAAATAAAATAGACAAAAGTGTTATAGAAGCTGCAGAGGACTTAGGAGCTAATAAAAACATTATATTTAGAAAAGTAATATTTCCATTAAGTTTACCTGGAGTAATATCAGGAATAACTATGGTGTTCATGCCTGCAGTAAGTACTTTTGTTATCTCTAGACTTTTAGGTGGAGGACAGTATATGTTGATAGGTAATCTTGTTGAGCAGCAATTTCTTTATGTAGGAGATTGGCATTTTGGTTCTGCTATTTCTGTGGTGATGATGATTATGATATTAATTTCAATGGCTATTATGTCTAGATATGATAAAAAACAAGAAGGGGGCGGATTGTGGTGA